Proteins encoded within one genomic window of Companilactobacillus sp.:
- a CDS encoding DMT family transporter, with amino-acid sequence MLAILIGIVIGIGLPMQTSINSRLKVAVGSPFVASLTSFTLGTIFLAIITLIMDHSLLFSSKLFATQPIWLWIGGFLGVIYLTSNILLFPKLGSVQTVIFPILGQIIMGLAIDNFGLFDSIQKPLSLTRFFGALLVISGVVCAVAMDNIIRKFHKTNLDEPKSSGLIIWRTLGIVAGMLGASQTAINGHLGVVLKSSVKAAFISFLVGTIALIVIVLILHPSIKLTTQNGKSNPWWMWIGGVIGALFVFGNAYLVPIIGTGLAVVIILVGQMTGSLLVDQFGLLESNKNPVTPIQIVGILIMIAGVALIRLF; translated from the coding sequence ATGCTTGCAATATTGATTGGTATCGTAATTGGTATTGGCTTGCCAATGCAAACTAGTATCAACTCACGTTTAAAAGTAGCTGTGGGTTCCCCATTTGTCGCTTCTTTGACGTCATTTACACTGGGAACGATTTTTCTGGCAATTATCACTTTGATCATGGATCACAGCTTATTATTTTCTAGCAAATTATTTGCCACTCAACCGATTTGGCTATGGATCGGTGGGTTTCTTGGAGTTATTTATTTAACTTCGAATATTTTGCTATTTCCAAAATTAGGCAGCGTCCAAACGGTGATCTTTCCAATTTTAGGACAGATCATCATGGGACTAGCTATCGACAACTTTGGTTTATTTGATTCAATCCAAAAGCCACTCAGTTTGACAAGATTTTTTGGTGCCCTTTTGGTCATCAGTGGTGTCGTCTGTGCAGTCGCAATGGACAACATAATTCGTAAATTTCACAAGACAAATCTAGATGAACCTAAATCATCTGGATTAATTATTTGGAGAACTTTAGGTATCGTTGCCGGAATGTTAGGTGCCTCACAGACTGCTATCAACGGACATTTAGGCGTTGTTCTCAAATCATCCGTTAAAGCAGCATTTATCTCATTTTTAGTCGGGACGATTGCCTTGATCGTCATAGTTTTGATCCTGCATCCTTCAATAAAACTCACCACTCAAAACGGTAAGAGCAATCCTTGGTGGATGTGGATTGGTGGTGTCATTGGTGCACTATTCGTCTTTGGAAACGCCTATCTAGTACCTATCATAGGCACTGGGCTAGCTGTTGTAATAATCTTGGTTGGTCAGATGACCGGCAGTTTGCTCGTTGACCAGTTCGGATTATTAGAATCAAACAAGAATCCTGTAACGCCCATTCAGATAGTCGGGATTTTAATTATGATTGCGGGAGTTGCCTTAATTCGGCTCTTTTAA